From a region of the Nonlabens sp. Hel1_33_55 genome:
- a CDS encoding cyclase family protein — translation MKVLCVIIVAAMVSCSPSKKDLMETTLIIDGKSFSIDLDKPNDISLAVQNNAGVGAWYIDQPKITHVEVDGYVGKVSLGGSTNFNDVFFNPHSHGTHTECIGHITEEFHSVNDALDKSFFTAQLFSVTPEDRDGDKVITAAMFDDLKDVEVVIIRTLPNTDAKKSRNYSNTNPPYLMEEVMLRFRESGIKHVLIDLPSVDKERDNGALLAHKAFWNFDGEQRMDATITELIYVPSNVVDGNYILDLQVAPIENDAAPSRPILYKVK, via the coding sequence ATGAAAGTTTTATGCGTAATCATCGTGGCAGCGATGGTCTCTTGTTCCCCATCAAAAAAAGATCTAATGGAAACCACCTTAATTATAGACGGTAAATCATTTTCAATCGACCTTGATAAACCCAACGATATCAGTCTTGCGGTGCAGAATAATGCTGGTGTAGGCGCTTGGTACATTGATCAACCTAAAATCACGCATGTTGAGGTAGACGGTTATGTGGGAAAAGTTTCCTTGGGCGGTAGCACAAATTTCAATGATGTGTTTTTTAATCCGCACAGTCATGGAACGCATACGGAATGTATTGGTCATATTACCGAAGAATTCCACAGCGTGAACGATGCGCTAGACAAGAGTTTTTTCACGGCCCAACTATTTAGTGTAACTCCAGAAGATCGAGATGGTGATAAGGTTATTACCGCAGCCATGTTTGATGATCTCAAAGATGTGGAGGTAGTGATCATACGCACACTGCCTAATACAGATGCAAAGAAAAGCAGGAACTATAGCAATACGAACCCGCCGTATTTGATGGAAGAAGTGATGTTACGCTTTCGCGAAAGCGGAATAAAACATGTCCTCATCGACCTACCAAGCGTTGATAAAGAAAGAGACAATGGTGCACTGCTTGCTCATAAAGCCTTCTGGAATTTTGATGGAGAGCAACGCATGGACGCCACAATCACTGAATTGATTTATGTTCCCAGCAATGTAGTTGATGGAAACTACATCCTAGATTTACAGGTCGCGCCTATAGAAAATGATGCGGCGCCGTCTAGGCCTATTCTATATAAGGTGAAGTGA
- a CDS encoding serine hydrolase, producing the protein MLNKILVFLFLAASWNMSAADDAPLVNLSLNNKDVKTFQNTTLQLNLKAQLMANSNWRKLIQQKRMSVSLVDLNDAENIKYASINGSNMMYAASLPKIAVLYAAMDAIEKGELKDTPKVRDDMWLMISKSNNAASTRMIDRVGFQKIEDVMCDPSNPFYDKDGVGGLWVGKRYAAQGKRNPEPIRGLSHAATTDAVAKFYYQLATGQLINKTRSKEMLDIMENPSLHHKFVNTLDRIAPDARLFRKSGSWKNWHSDSILVWGEDGRKYILVALIEDPNGEQIIRNLVQPAEMALRKSVILPIELEQENEVVVRQDT; encoded by the coding sequence ATGTTAAATAAAATCTTAGTTTTTTTATTCCTAGCAGCATCTTGGAATATGAGTGCAGCAGATGATGCGCCACTAGTAAATCTTTCCCTAAACAATAAAGATGTTAAGACGTTCCAAAACACAACTCTTCAGCTGAACCTAAAGGCGCAGTTGATGGCAAACTCAAACTGGAGGAAATTAATCCAGCAAAAAAGAATGTCTGTAAGTCTTGTAGACTTGAACGATGCTGAAAACATAAAATATGCCAGCATCAACGGCAGCAATATGATGTATGCTGCAAGTCTTCCTAAAATAGCTGTTCTATATGCAGCAATGGATGCCATAGAAAAAGGTGAGTTGAAAGACACTCCAAAAGTTAGAGACGATATGTGGTTGATGATTTCAAAATCAAACAACGCAGCCTCTACTAGAATGATAGATCGTGTAGGTTTTCAAAAAATTGAAGATGTCATGTGCGATCCATCCAATCCTTTTTATGATAAAGATGGTGTTGGTGGACTTTGGGTAGGTAAAAGATATGCCGCTCAAGGGAAAAGAAATCCAGAACCTATTAGAGGATTGAGTCATGCAGCGACTACTGATGCTGTGGCAAAATTCTATTATCAATTAGCTACTGGTCAATTGATCAACAAAACCAGAAGCAAGGAAATGTTGGATATTATGGAGAATCCATCATTGCACCACAAGTTTGTAAATACACTTGATCGTATTGCTCCTGATGCAAGACTTTTTAGAAAAAGTGGATCATGGAAGAACTGGCATTCAGACTCCATTCTTGTTTGGGGTGAAGATGGTAGAAAGTACATTCTTGTTGCTCTTATAGAGGATCCTAATGGTGAACAAATTATTAGAAATTTAGTACAGCCAGCAGAAATGGCATTGCGCAAATCTGTTATCTTGCCTATCGAATTAGAACAAGAGAATGAAGTGGTTGTCCGACAGGATACGTAA
- a CDS encoding DUF6624 domain-containing protein, whose product MKHYFFFFLIVILFSSCKTEKEPQLTKLTYDEMKELMFSNSIKVNDSVLYYSINGELLNDKQRKAASEDLLYADWFINDDMQLIKVQLNDSALERKNRKKTPLVTDAEMINCQELNELLEEVYDRDQQNRTDNLMDQEIDQNNLEVVELVLQKCGMPNSQKVSDKSLQAIWLVIQHAGAEKREQYFPTLEKAAQIGDLDQQDIALMKDRMMLDKGQPQIYGSQVLMNGATYELYDLENPENVDNRRASVGLGPLSEYLAHWDIEFTIAQKSPKS is encoded by the coding sequence ATGAAACATTACTTTTTTTTCTTTCTGATCGTGATACTGTTCTCAAGTTGTAAAACTGAGAAGGAACCGCAGCTAACTAAATTGACTTATGATGAAATGAAAGAGCTGATGTTCTCAAACTCTATTAAGGTTAATGATAGTGTCTTGTATTATTCCATAAACGGTGAGTTGCTCAATGATAAACAAAGGAAAGCAGCATCAGAGGATTTATTATATGCTGACTGGTTTATCAATGATGATATGCAACTCATTAAAGTTCAATTAAATGATTCTGCTCTAGAAAGGAAAAACCGCAAGAAAACTCCATTAGTTACAGATGCTGAAATGATCAACTGTCAAGAACTTAATGAGCTATTAGAAGAAGTTTATGATCGTGATCAACAAAATAGAACGGACAATTTGATGGATCAAGAGATTGATCAAAACAATCTAGAAGTAGTGGAATTGGTTTTGCAAAAATGTGGGATGCCTAATTCACAAAAGGTAAGCGATAAATCCCTTCAAGCTATATGGTTAGTAATCCAACATGCAGGCGCTGAAAAACGAGAGCAATACTTTCCCACATTAGAAAAAGCAGCCCAAATCGGAGACTTAGATCAACAAGATATTGCCTTAATGAAAGATCGAATGATGCTGGATAAAGGACAGCCACAAATTTATGGTTCTCAAGTATTGATGAATGGAGCGACCTATGAACTTTATGATTTGGAAAACCCTGAAAATGTAGACAATAGAAGGGCATCAGTTGGTTTAGGTCCATTATCTGAATACCTTGCTCATTGGGATATTGAATTCACTATTGCTCAAAAATCACCCAAGTCATGA
- a CDS encoding Npt1/Npt2 family nucleotide transporter, with translation MKWLSDRIRKVFDIRSGELTISLLMQLYIFLIISALLVVKPTVNALFLSELGADALAEAFVIIALAAIAGSLLYNKSLERFKLKSLIRYTLLVFTLIFMIMGVMIAVGYFNGILAYCFYTIVALFALLATSQFWVMANVVFNVREAKRLFGFIGAGGIAGGIVGGYLTSLLAEHVGNGVLLILASFMILGCIFVMNAIWRNRVDKLSSFKRKERATVSSESSVKLIFNSKHLTALAAVIGIGVLVAKLVDYQFSYISSRNIPDSQELASFFGFWFSTFNIVSLVIQLFITRHILSKSGVSTGLAALPIGIVFCCVVLLFVPELWIVIVLKGLDGSLKQSLHKSAVELLALPIPSDVKNKTKTFIDVVVDSIATGLAGLILIFVVRAFDLSPVFITVLILVLVVIWVIMIMKVRDAYFGTFKEMIVSKEQIKLEKRSNSLIRNNMKVVFESGGSKDILFMLERVPELAHRSLKAPILKLLDHDDPDVVVNAILNLKYIDRGHPVAKVHDLIYIENDDVVLAAMQYLMSQDTRFPEQFFENYLDHESDYISSAALLCLAQETEDNPKLAAKYNLDLRINLFLDELDRNQDNFRKAEIVELIKALGYAKGEKRHRFIQRYFDDPDHELRSAAIIAAGNTAHENFLPMLINELEDERFRESAIIAISNYGNSIITYLIKRYKDPVAPKTVKKYLPDILLELGTTKAVRALLSLSQEGSLKLRTRITNELSQFKKLKGDLHISQRVFFKLIRSECEEYKLLESSYYCQRIVERSNLHPDRVIDINESGSRKQLIIGLRKALDNNLKRIFNILALHFNSRDVFIAYRGLQSEKKETRRATMEFLEGLISRNFKTQLFPIIESAISSNEANLSEINDRVHLPTEKQCYHQLLELQDRTINKLVIKVIQDSGKEEFMPLLVRATTKKDPIVAAAASEAYVEMRNIRNIA, from the coding sequence ATGAAGTGGTTGTCCGACAGGATACGTAAAGTTTTTGATATACGGAGTGGTGAGCTAACGATCTCGTTACTCATGCAACTCTACATATTTCTTATCATAAGTGCGTTACTCGTAGTTAAACCTACGGTCAACGCACTTTTTCTTTCTGAACTAGGCGCTGATGCACTTGCTGAAGCTTTTGTGATTATTGCACTTGCTGCCATTGCTGGTTCCCTACTTTACAACAAGTCCTTAGAGCGCTTCAAGCTCAAGTCGTTGATACGCTACACCTTATTGGTCTTTACCTTAATCTTCATGATTATGGGTGTAATGATAGCTGTAGGATATTTCAATGGTATTCTAGCCTATTGCTTCTATACCATCGTTGCTCTTTTTGCCTTGCTTGCTACAAGCCAGTTTTGGGTCATGGCAAATGTGGTATTCAATGTTAGGGAAGCCAAAAGACTTTTTGGATTCATAGGCGCTGGTGGAATCGCAGGTGGAATTGTAGGTGGTTATCTAACCTCATTGCTTGCAGAGCATGTAGGTAACGGTGTACTACTCATACTGGCTAGCTTTATGATTCTAGGCTGCATCTTTGTGATGAATGCCATATGGCGCAATCGTGTAGACAAACTCAGTTCTTTTAAACGTAAAGAACGTGCTACAGTTTCCAGCGAAAGCAGTGTGAAACTCATTTTCAATTCAAAACACCTTACAGCCTTAGCTGCGGTAATCGGTATTGGAGTTTTAGTAGCAAAATTGGTTGATTATCAATTTAGCTACATATCATCCAGGAATATACCCGACTCGCAGGAACTGGCATCGTTTTTTGGATTTTGGTTCTCTACGTTCAATATCGTTTCCTTAGTTATTCAGCTATTTATTACCAGGCACATACTCTCCAAAAGTGGCGTAAGTACTGGTCTAGCTGCATTACCAATTGGTATTGTTTTCTGTTGTGTGGTGCTCCTATTTGTTCCTGAATTATGGATCGTGATCGTTCTAAAGGGATTGGATGGTAGTTTAAAGCAATCGCTCCACAAAAGTGCGGTTGAATTGTTAGCATTACCTATCCCGAGTGATGTGAAAAACAAAACCAAAACATTTATAGATGTAGTGGTTGATAGTATAGCCACAGGTTTAGCAGGACTTATATTGATTTTTGTAGTGAGAGCATTTGATCTATCTCCAGTTTTTATAACTGTATTGATCCTTGTTCTTGTTGTCATTTGGGTGATCATGATTATGAAGGTGCGTGATGCTTATTTTGGAACTTTCAAGGAAATGATCGTCAGCAAGGAACAAATCAAATTGGAGAAACGATCCAATAGCTTGATACGAAATAACATGAAGGTTGTTTTTGAATCTGGTGGTTCAAAGGACATCCTTTTTATGCTAGAACGTGTTCCAGAGTTGGCGCATCGTTCCCTAAAAGCACCTATTTTAAAACTATTAGATCACGATGATCCTGATGTAGTTGTCAACGCGATCCTAAACTTAAAATATATTGACCGTGGCCATCCCGTAGCTAAGGTTCACGATTTGATTTATATTGAAAACGATGATGTGGTGCTCGCTGCGATGCAATATTTAATGAGTCAGGACACCAGGTTTCCAGAACAGTTTTTTGAAAATTACCTGGATCACGAGAGCGATTATATATCCAGCGCTGCCCTTTTATGTCTGGCCCAAGAAACGGAAGACAATCCCAAACTAGCGGCTAAATACAATCTGGATTTACGTATCAATCTCTTTCTAGACGAGCTGGATCGCAACCAGGACAACTTTAGAAAGGCAGAAATTGTTGAGTTGATAAAAGCTTTGGGTTATGCTAAAGGTGAGAAGCGCCATCGCTTTATCCAACGCTATTTTGATGATCCAGATCATGAATTGAGGTCTGCTGCCATTATCGCAGCCGGCAACACGGCACATGAGAACTTTCTACCCATGTTGATCAATGAGTTGGAGGATGAACGCTTTCGCGAAAGCGCAATCATAGCCATCTCAAATTATGGCAACAGCATCATTACCTATTTAATAAAGCGTTACAAAGATCCAGTAGCACCCAAGACCGTGAAGAAATATTTACCCGATATTTTGCTGGAATTAGGAACTACAAAAGCAGTACGTGCGCTATTAAGCTTGAGTCAAGAAGGCAGCCTAAAGTTGCGCACTAGAATCACCAACGAACTGTCTCAGTTCAAAAAGCTAAAAGGTGATCTTCATATTTCCCAACGTGTATTTTTCAAATTAATTAGATCTGAATGTGAAGAATACAAACTATTAGAAAGCTCCTACTATTGCCAGCGTATTGTGGAACGATCCAATTTACATCCAGATCGAGTTATAGACATTAATGAATCAGGCTCGAGAAAACAGCTCATTATAGGTTTACGCAAGGCATTGGACAATAATCTTAAACGCATTTTCAACATTCTTGCATTGCACTTTAATTCCCGGGACGTTTTTATCGCGTATCGAGGTCTTCAAAGTGAGAAAAAGGAAACACGACGTGCGACCATGGAGTTTTTGGAAGGACTGATATCGCGCAACTTCAAGACCCAACTTTTCCCTATCATAGAATCTGCTATTAGTAGTAATGAAGCTAATCTTTCAGAAATTAACGATAGAGTGCATTTACCTACTGAAAAGCAATGTTATCATCAGCTATTGGAATTACAGGATCGCACCATCAACAAGCTTGTTATTAAGGTAATTCAGGATTCTGGAAAGGAAGAATTTATGCCATTGCTAGTTAGAGCCACAACAAAAAAAGACCCCATTGTTGCCGCGGCAGCAAGTGAGGCCTATGTAGAAATGCGCAATATTAGAAATATTGCTTAA
- a CDS encoding serine hydrolase: MKKHYYIASILIVAIIAMAVYPIDGYERTGIKRLKRLEKTLDSTITEYYLKPGSFKKTEEINLWLCEDTTSTEDFMVVDEDFQDKMTRLFPRRSGYAITVLDITDPDNTRYAEMNEQSGFQPGSVGKLAVATAFFTQIAALCPEDFHVRTKLMRDKVVKSGVWGVGDHHTVPIYNMEKDKLVKRQVVASDEFTLYEWVDHMLSVSNNGAASIVWREALLMKLFGDEYFDLTQEEADAYWETADKKMLSEVATEIVNQPLRDLGITHDEWRLGSFFTNGPDRIARATGGSIGTPAGLMKWFIKLEQGQIVDEKSSLELKRLMYMTDRRIRYAYSPRLNDASVYFKSGSYYSGGGAKYAGTNFNYMNSVILVEHPDGTNYIVCLMSNILGKNSAGDHMYLASAIDKAIRSEG, from the coding sequence TTGAAAAAGCATTATTACATCGCGTCCATATTGATTGTAGCTATAATCGCCATGGCCGTTTATCCTATTGATGGATACGAAAGAACAGGAATCAAGCGCCTGAAGCGACTTGAAAAAACATTGGACAGTACCATTACGGAATATTATCTGAAACCAGGTTCCTTCAAGAAAACAGAAGAAATCAATCTTTGGTTGTGTGAAGACACTACTTCTACAGAGGATTTCATGGTGGTTGATGAAGACTTCCAGGACAAGATGACCCGATTGTTTCCTAGACGTAGCGGTTATGCTATCACGGTTCTCGATATAACAGATCCAGATAACACCCGATATGCAGAAATGAATGAGCAGAGCGGTTTCCAGCCTGGTAGTGTTGGAAAGCTTGCTGTAGCAACGGCATTCTTCACTCAAATAGCGGCTCTGTGCCCAGAGGATTTTCATGTACGTACCAAGTTGATGAGAGATAAGGTAGTCAAATCTGGAGTTTGGGGAGTTGGTGATCATCATACAGTACCTATCTATAATATGGAAAAGGACAAGTTGGTTAAGAGACAAGTAGTTGCCAGCGATGAATTCACGCTCTATGAATGGGTCGATCATATGTTGAGTGTAAGTAACAATGGTGCCGCAAGTATCGTGTGGAGAGAAGCTTTGTTGATGAAATTATTTGGCGATGAGTATTTTGACCTGACCCAAGAAGAAGCTGATGCTTATTGGGAAACAGCCGACAAGAAAATGTTGTCAGAGGTCGCTACAGAAATTGTGAATCAGCCGTTGCGTGACTTGGGTATCACTCATGATGAATGGAGATTGGGAAGTTTCTTTACCAATGGTCCAGATCGTATCGCCAGAGCAACTGGTGGAAGTATAGGAACGCCAGCAGGCCTAATGAAATGGTTTATAAAATTAGAGCAGGGCCAGATAGTAGATGAAAAATCAAGCTTGGAGCTCAAGAGACTTATGTATATGACTGACCGTAGGATTAGATATGCCTATAGTCCAAGACTTAATGATGCGTCTGTTTATTTCAAATCTGGAAGTTATTATAGTGGCGGTGGAGCCAAATATGCTGGAACCAATTTCAATTACATGAATAGTGTGATTTTAGTAGAACATCCAGATGGCACCAATTACATCGTGTGTTTGATGTCAAATATATTAGGTAAGAATTCTGCTGGAGACCACATGTATCTGGCAAGTGCTATTGATAAGGCAATACGTTCAGAAGGTTAG
- the hemW gene encoding radical SAM family heme chaperone HemW encodes MSGIYIHIPFCKQACHYCDFHFVTSMKHKNRVVAAIQEELKLRSDEANTASIETIYFGGGTPSVLESTAIDAIVSTVYSNYDVSDDPEITLEANPDDLTPEKIEALSKTKINRLSIGVQSFFEEDLKLMNRAHNAVEAIECISLSRKRFPNISIDLIYGIPGLTDDRWRENLYKAIELKVPHISSYALTVEDDTALKTFIEKGVIDEVDDEQAQRQFNILLDTMQLHSYENYEFSNFGKDGFFSRNNTAYWTGKSYIGIGPSAHSFDGKRRAWNINNNVQYLKAIEAGELPQEVEELTMVDRYNEYIMTGLRTIYGVSLTHVEQEYGLKFREYLLKQSASYLKDHLLYLDDDTLLVTRKGKFLSDGIASELFMLNLIS; translated from the coding sequence ATGAGTGGCATTTATATTCACATTCCGTTTTGCAAGCAGGCCTGTCATTATTGTGACTTTCATTTTGTCACGTCGATGAAGCATAAGAATCGAGTGGTGGCAGCGATCCAGGAAGAATTGAAGCTGAGAAGCGATGAAGCAAATACGGCTTCCATCGAGACTATTTATTTTGGTGGAGGAACGCCCAGCGTTCTTGAAAGTACTGCTATCGATGCAATCGTCTCCACGGTTTATTCAAATTACGATGTCAGCGATGATCCAGAAATCACATTGGAGGCAAATCCTGACGATTTGACTCCTGAAAAGATTGAAGCTTTGTCAAAAACTAAAATCAACCGACTCAGCATTGGTGTGCAGTCCTTTTTTGAGGAAGACCTGAAGTTGATGAATAGAGCTCATAATGCAGTTGAGGCGATAGAATGTATCTCGCTTTCGCGAAAGCGCTTTCCCAACATATCTATTGACCTAATCTATGGGATTCCTGGACTTACCGATGATCGCTGGCGGGAGAATTTGTACAAGGCTATTGAGTTAAAGGTGCCGCACATTTCAAGTTATGCGCTTACCGTGGAAGACGATACGGCGCTCAAAACATTTATTGAAAAAGGAGTGATTGATGAAGTAGATGACGAGCAGGCACAGCGGCAGTTCAATATTTTACTGGACACTATGCAATTGCATTCTTATGAAAACTATGAGTTTTCAAATTTTGGCAAGGATGGCTTCTTTTCTCGCAACAATACCGCTTACTGGACCGGTAAATCCTATATAGGTATTGGTCCCAGCGCGCACAGCTTTGACGGCAAAAGGCGTGCGTGGAATATTAACAACAATGTCCAATATCTCAAAGCCATTGAAGCCGGTGAACTGCCTCAAGAAGTGGAAGAATTAACCATGGTGGACCGTTACAACGAGTATATCATGACGGGTTTGCGTACCATTTATGGTGTCTCACTGACTCATGTAGAGCAAGAATATGGTCTTAAGTTTAGAGAATATCTATTGAAGCAATCTGCAAGTTATCTCAAGGATCATTTGTTATATTTAGATGACGATACCTTGCTGGTCACCCGCAAAGGAAAATTTCTTAGCGATGGTATCGCCAGCGAACTCTTCATGCTGAATCTCATTTCATGA
- a CDS encoding DUF4260 domain-containing protein, whose amino-acid sequence MKWLVRSEGIAYLGTGFILYAVFFDNWWLFAGLFLYPDIGMLGYTINTKIGAITYNIFHHNLTVMVLLIGGFVMEQETVMMLGVVMLAHIGFDRILGFGLKYPDAFKNTHLNKF is encoded by the coding sequence ATGAAATGGCTTGTTAGATCTGAGGGAATCGCATATTTAGGTACAGGATTCATTTTATACGCCGTGTTTTTTGACAATTGGTGGCTATTTGCAGGATTATTTTTATATCCAGACATTGGCATGTTGGGTTATACCATTAATACTAAGATTGGAGCGATCACCTATAACATTTTTCATCACAACCTTACGGTAATGGTTTTGTTGATAGGTGGATTTGTAATGGAGCAAGAAACGGTCATGATGCTGGGCGTGGTGATGCTGGCACACATCGGTTTTGATCGTATTCTGGGTTTTGGACTCAAATATCCTGACGCTTTCAAGAATACTCACCTCAATAAATTTTAA